Genomic DNA from Sardina pilchardus chromosome 4, fSarPil1.1, whole genome shotgun sequence:
CGCTTACCGAATTTATCCAGTGGATTGGTACCCTGTAAAGGCTGTCTCTGTTGTCCAGTCTGTACAGTGTAACGTTGTCCTCGTCCTTGCGGCCTTTGCTCAGTAAAGAACGCCACATCCTGCTGGTTTACTTGTATTCCGTTTGACGAGCCTGGCGTTTGTCCTCCGAAAATCCTCTGAAGTGCCGATTTCATGTCGGCGAACTTTAGGTCCGTGCACGCAGTCAATGCAAGTTGACGGCTTTTCACATCCAGACAAGCCGTGTCCAAGAGCTTAAATGCTAACACGGCATCGGGTAGCGTCATGTTGTACTTTTTCATCCGGTTATATCTCTGCTCAAAGTCAATTATATAGTCCGACATGGACAGGGAACTGTCTTTTGTAACGCTATCAAAATGAGAATATGCTTCATATGCACGGTCTTTTTCCTCCTTTAGGAACACACTATCCAATTTAGCTAACAACGTATCCATACCGGTATCACTGTCCAAGTCAGCTGCAGGTATTTCCATAGCCGTTTCCCGGGCTCTACCTTGGAGCCCCAAGGCAACAGCGAGTGCATGTTTCTTTGCGTCAAGTTCTGTCACCCGCGTCCAGACGTTAATTTCATTTTTCCAACTCTCGTATGGCCTGGTCTCGTCGAACTTTGGCGGAACTTTGTAACTAGCAGCCATCCTCTGCTACCAATGTTAGACCCAATAAACACTACGTTTATATCCGTTTAGTATCATTTATTCCAGTTCAGAACAGAACAACTCTGTGGCTACCATTACCACTCGACTGGTCAACGTGACCTACATCATtacacgcacacatccacatatccGTTTCCGGGGTCAAAGGGTAAAACACAAGTTAACATCGACATCCTCCATCCCTTTATCATATTACAATGGATTATTACTTTTACCGGGAAAGACGAAAGATTTAGGAATGTAGAGGTTGACCTGAGAGGTCATGCTAAAGATGAACGAAGTCGAAGTTTTCCTAGCGGTTGCAATAACAGAAAAATGTGAGAGGAGACTGCCTAAAGTGAATGACGCCAGACTGCCTGAAGTGAATGACCATTTACTTTATGGAGGCGCCACCTGTGGAGGTTGACAACAACGATAATGTCAACACCACCCCCTGTGGCTGTGGCCCCCAAATGGCTACTGATCCGCCCCTGAGGCCTGTCACTGATCCGCCCCTCCATGTGACTGGTCCTGGTCTAGAGCATGCACGGGCTACTTCTCTGTGTGTTGGGCCTAGAAAGAATCTCTTTTCATAAGACTGAGGCCTCTTATTTTGTgaaaattacattacattacatttagcagacacttttttcatccaaagtgacttaaatatgtcaactatattacaagggattatcATATACATCATATACAAGGCATATATCATTTACAAGGCATAtatcattacattgtccccggagcaacttggagctaagtgccttgctcacGGGAACAACGtagaagctgggaattgaaccgacaactttcaggctactgcatgctagcccagctccttaaccactacactagcaCCGCCCCCCATTTAAATGGAGGTTTCAGTGATATTGTGTGTGAATGGCCATCTCACCGTAATGCAATGCGCGGTGTCGTCTCCAGCGAGTTGTGCTTCTTCAAGGTCTTCCAGTCTGGTCTTTAGTCGGCCCATAGTCAACTTCAGCTCCTCCTGGAAGTAGAACAAATTATGAAGGTAATCCTTGGTGTGTCGTGTGTGAGGTTGTTTGggagctgttgtgtgtgaagttgtgtgtgtgtgcgcttacaAATGCCTATGGAGCTCAATGCAGTGATGTCACACCTTGCGAATGCAGTGACAGCTACAACCTTTAAGGAGGTCGACCGTCCCGGCCACattccccctccggacaatCGATGCAAACGATCAGTGATGCACTTACACTCTAACTGCACTCTAACTATttggtttgttgttttttttttttatcctagaattgttgtgagATTCGCTTTGAGAAAGCTTAAcgtgtttaccatgttgtacgTGGCTTTGgttcagccaaatgtaatgtgctgtgtgtgaggttgtgtgtgtgtgcctatggaGCTCAATGCAGTGGTGTGCACTGTGGCACTCTGCAGAGTGAGACTAAAGTTGATCAATAAGAGATTGTGTTAAAGCTGACCAGTAGCAGTGTTGAGCAATACCCTTAAATGGAATGCATCAGGCCAGATTAAAGTAGCATTTAAAACCTCAATATTGCTATGGGTGAATAgttttacaaatattaatatgTCGCATTTATTCTGCCGTTCTGAACATGTAGCAACAAGAAGTTGAGGCAAACGTGTGGTGTTAGGCTACCTATTCAACTATGAGTCGAATTGAATCACGTTTACTGGAAAGACACGTGCATCTCTGTAGCATATGGCAGTCTATTGACAAGACAGGCCTCGGGACATGAGGGCAAAGTGCCAACATCTATCCTGAAATATTCCATATCTAAAACATTCAGCAGAAAAAGCAGCTCTATTTTTCTATTGAATTCAAAGATTTCCAACGGAATCCCAGGGGCCCTCGTGGCCGAAAAAGGGCACAAGTTCAGAAGTGTGCTGTGATAACTATGATGGGCCTGCGGATGCAATACTGCATTCTCATCGGGCACTGTTATCAAATGAGGAAGATGTGCAAGTACAGATTGTTTGATGTTTGTAGCCCCCGATCTGTTCTTCAAATTAGGGTCCAACGTATATTTAATTTAGTTAATTTAGTTCcaataaataaagcaagatCATCACAATCATGAAGGTTATCTAGAAAAACTGACGGAATACATTACATTTTTGAATAACATTCAAAACGACTTACAACTAGGGGCCTACATACTGCAAAGACGCAGTGATGACTGCATTGGTCAACGTCATGCTTGGATTTAAAACTGGGTGAAGCATTTCAACAGGGTTAATAGCCCTCAAGTTTGAAACCTATGGATTCAGTTTACCACATACCACCATACTGGGGTGGGCTTTAGAACTCGCCATTGTACTTCATCAAAATGTGGGTTGGCCTTCATTGTCTGTCAAGAGGGTTTTAGGTTACAAGGCCATTTACAAGGCCCTTTGAAGTATAAGTCCATATGTCATAACACCCAGTCACAGAATTGTATTTCTCTAGAAATCCCTCATATAAGTTTAGTACATTGCCTTGTAGCTTTTGCTGGCTTCTTTGCTCCTTATAAAACTGAATAAAATTCAACAGGTTCTgaaatgaacatacagtatttgtcagTTATACCCTGTTGTTAATCAGAGCATTGCTGTTCTCAGCCAATTCCCCTGAGTAAATAATGCCCAAGCCCACAAAACTCCAGAGCAGACCGGAGGAGAAGACGGGCGACATCTGTCACAAATCACAAATCTGTGAACGTGAATTTAAAATGTGATGTTGAATTCCAGTTCTGCTTGTCGATTCTGGTTCCTCTCTATTCCACATTTCAGctccaaaatgaaaataaataaataaataaagagataAAATgtaagtatactgtacatagtagTGTATATGCTTGTGAGCCATAACTGAACACTCAAGGTAGAGCTAATTAATTCTCAATCTAGAGCAGATCAATCAGTCTAGACTCTAGAGCTGCTAAGCCTTGTGCCCTAAACCCTAAGCCTTGACATTTCAGTCTCAGAAGTGGCACCATAGCTGTGCATCTTACTCCCCCTTGTCCATgataataaatacagtatgtctctatCTATTGTTTATGAACTAATAGGCAGAATCGACTTTCTTTCAATTCAGAATTTTTGAATAGATTCTTTTCAGTTCTGGTTTTTGGTTCTATCTCCAGTTCCAGATCTTTCACACTGATTCTAATTCATTCTAAAATGCTGGTTCCCAACCCTTAATGACACTGAATATTCTGCCATTCAGGCGTTTCTGAGACAGCTGGTAATTTGTAGGTGGTCCTTCACTCAGAGCAGCTGTCGTCAAATTCTGACGGTAACACTTCAGCCATTTGATCCAGCTCATCAAAATAGTTCCTTGACATTTTCAATGAACAAATACAACCACATGGCTTTGTTGTCAGAGTACAGTGCAGGAGAATGTCAAGAGTAGGAATACTGCTCACCTTGAGGTCAAACGGCTCAAACTCTTCTTTGTCTCGGGGTTTGATGGTGTGGCACGTGTGTCTCCTGGCGAAGCGGCACACCAGACACACGGGGCTGTCGTGCTCCATGCAGTAGAAGCGGAGCTTCTCGCTGTGCTCCGGACAGACCTCCTCGCACCCTGCTCGGGACTTGTGACTCCTCTCCTGCCAGAACGTCTCGCACAGGTTCTTCAGCACCAGGTTGGGTAGAATCTCGGCTTTCGACGACCTCCTCCTGCAGACTGGACACTCGTGCGCCCCGTTGTCGATCCAGAAGTGCTTCAGACAGGgctcacacacagagtgtgcacATGTCAGGAGCACGGGGTCCTTGAAGATGTCCTTGCACAAGATGCAGCAGAAATCCTTTTCGTATCTTGTACCCATTTTGTCTcgagaaagtctctctctctttttgctttgttttttttttttccctcaccaCGTGGCTAAATTAGGCTGATATTAATGTTTTCTCTCAGCAGATTGTCCACTTCTGTCTGAGACTTGGGCTTCAAATGAATGACCTGTGCTTTAAATCAGTTTGTGGTCAGCAGACCCTCACGGCCTATCAGTTTACGGCCT
This window encodes:
- the LOC134079056 gene encoding E3 ubiquitin-protein ligase TRIM17-like, producing MGTRYEKDFCCILCKDIFKDPVLLTCAHSVCEPCLKHFWIDNGAHECPVCRRRSSKAEILPNLVLKNLCETFWQERSHKSRAGCEEVCPEHSEKLRFYCMEHDSPVCLVCRFARRHTCHTIKPRDKEEFEPFDLKMSPVFSSGLLWSFVGLGIIYSGELAENSNALINNRV